In Janthinobacterium sp. J1-1, a single genomic region encodes these proteins:
- the phbB gene encoding acetoacetyl-CoA reductase, translated as MTEQWAEQRVALVTGGMGGLGTALCRRLHGAGFAVVAMHTPGNPRVAHWLEEQRAQDFNFHALAADVGDFDACQSAVGHVLQQFGRVDVLVNNAGITRDASMRKMERAHWSEVMRTNLDSIFNMSKQVIEPMLLNRWGRIINISSVNGQKGAFGQCNYAAAKAGVHGFSKSLALEVARHGVTVNTVSPGYLRTQMVTAVPTDIMERKILPQIPLGRLGEPDEVAALVAYLASDEAAFVTGANIAINGGQHMS; from the coding sequence ATGACAGAACAATGGGCGGAACAACGCGTGGCGCTGGTCACCGGCGGCATGGGCGGCCTGGGAACGGCCCTGTGCCGCCGCCTGCATGGCGCCGGTTTTGCCGTGGTGGCCATGCATACGCCCGGTAATCCGCGCGTGGCGCACTGGCTGGAGGAGCAGCGCGCACAGGATTTCAACTTCCATGCGCTGGCCGCCGACGTCGGCGATTTCGACGCCTGCCAGTCGGCGGTCGGCCATGTGCTGCAGCAGTTCGGCCGGGTCGACGTGCTGGTCAACAATGCCGGCATCACGCGCGACGCCAGCATGCGCAAGATGGAGCGCGCGCACTGGAGCGAAGTGATGCGCACCAATCTCGACAGCATCTTCAACATGAGCAAGCAGGTGATCGAACCGATGCTGCTGAACCGCTGGGGCCGCATCATCAATATCTCGTCCGTCAATGGCCAGAAAGGCGCTTTCGGCCAGTGCAATTATGCGGCCGCCAAGGCCGGCGTGCACGGTTTTTCCAAGTCGCTGGCGCTGGAAGTGGCGCGCCATGGCGTGACCGTCAATACCGTCTCGCCCGGCTACCTGCGCACGCAGATGGTCACGGCCGTTCCCACCGACATCATGGAAAGGAAAATCCTGCCGCAGATTCCGCTGGGGCGGCTTGGCGAACCGGACGAGGTGGCCGCGCTGGTGGCCTACCTGGCCTCGGACGAAGCGGCGTTCGTGACGGGCGCGAATATCGCCATCAATGGCGGGCAGCACATGAGTTGA
- a CDS encoding universal stress protein → MTYKTVLLHIDDGAGRAARIALAASVAQACGGHLTGVALTGVSRLLYQHQPDLDADPNLSLHLNFLRERAARALDGFDQQASSAGVASYEQRVVDDEAAGGISLLARYADLVVISQYNAADKSPSVMRDFPAYVLLHSGRPVLIVPHAMSPAQLAQPHHPAAARNVLVSWNGSKEASRAVSAALPLLQRAGQVHVAVFDAQLHAAEHGDHPGADLLQYLARHGVQAKLLLLDGGATRRGDIGEALLTQVSELSADLLVMGAYGHSRLRETILGGVTRTVLQSMTVPVLMAH, encoded by the coding sequence ATGACGTATAAAACCGTGTTGCTCCATATCGATGACGGCGCCGGGCGCGCCGCCCGCATCGCGCTGGCGGCCAGCGTGGCGCAAGCCTGCGGCGGCCACTTGACGGGCGTGGCCCTGACGGGCGTGTCGCGCCTGCTGTACCAGCACCAGCCCGACCTGGACGCCGATCCCAACCTGTCGCTGCACCTCAATTTCCTGCGTGAACGGGCGGCGCGCGCGCTCGACGGTTTCGATCAGCAGGCCAGCAGTGCCGGCGTGGCCTCGTACGAGCAGCGCGTGGTCGACGACGAAGCGGCCGGCGGCATCAGCCTGCTGGCGCGCTATGCGGACCTGGTGGTGATCAGCCAGTACAACGCGGCCGACAAGTCGCCGTCGGTGATGCGCGACTTTCCCGCCTATGTGCTGCTGCATTCGGGCCGGCCGGTCCTGATCGTGCCGCATGCGATGTCGCCGGCGCAGCTGGCGCAGCCCCATCACCCGGCCGCCGCGCGCAATGTGCTGGTGTCATGGAATGGCAGCAAGGAAGCCAGCCGCGCCGTCAGCGCCGCCCTGCCGCTGCTGCAGCGGGCCGGCCAGGTGCATGTGGCCGTGTTCGACGCCCAGCTGCATGCGGCCGAGCATGGCGACCATCCGGGCGCCGACCTGCTGCAATACCTGGCCCGCCACGGCGTGCAGGCAAAACTGCTGTTACTGGACGGCGGCGCCACGCGGCGCGGCGATATCGGCGAAGCCTTGCTGACGCAGGTGTCCGAACTGTCGGCCGACTTGCTGGTGATGGGCGCCTATGGCCACTCGCGGCTGCGCGAAACCATCCTCGGCGGCGTCACGCGCACGGTGCTGCAAAGCATGACGGTACCGGTGCTGATGGCGCACTGA
- a CDS encoding glycine zipper domain-containing protein, with protein MSRILAGHFQLQDEVDAARAALVRAGFADSRISAFFVNQPGQHDLHELGGDRDMSPGAKETPEGLAEGAAVGAAVGAGVGAATALATGPLGPLVGALVGAHVGSLYSFNKMKGAGESEEVEPGEGSPHENQRRPRQPGMLIAVAIEGDEEGERALATLRQLGAQNLEQAEGSIVNGDWEDFDPLSIPVRVA; from the coding sequence ATGTCACGCATCCTTGCAGGTCATTTCCAGTTACAGGACGAGGTCGACGCGGCGCGCGCGGCCCTGGTCCGGGCGGGCTTTGCCGACAGCCGCATCAGCGCTTTTTTCGTCAACCAGCCGGGCCAGCATGATCTGCATGAGCTCGGTGGCGACCGCGACATGTCGCCGGGTGCCAAGGAAACCCCGGAAGGCCTGGCCGAAGGGGCCGCCGTCGGCGCCGCGGTGGGCGCCGGCGTGGGGGCGGCCACCGCCCTGGCCACCGGTCCGCTGGGCCCGCTGGTCGGCGCGCTGGTGGGCGCCCATGTGGGTTCCTTGTACAGCTTCAACAAAATGAAGGGCGCCGGCGAATCGGAAGAGGTGGAGCCGGGCGAAGGCAGCCCGCATGAAAACCAGCGCCGGCCGCGCCAGCCCGGCATGCTGATCGCGGTGGCCATCGAGGGCGACGAGGAGGGCGAACGGGCGCTGGCCACCCTGCGCCAGCTGGGCGCGCAAAACCTGGAGCAGGCCGAGGGCAGCATCGTCAACGGCGACTGGGAAGACTTCGACCCGCTCAGCATCCCCGTGCGCGTGGCTTGA
- a CDS encoding amino acid ABC transporter ATP-binding protein produces MITFDQVNKYYGNYHALDGVSEQVARGEVLVVCGPSGSGKSTLIRTINRLETIASGRITVASQDIHAPGLDVNAFRSRIGFVFQQFNLFPHLSVLDNCTLAPQRLRGLPRKEAERRALELLDRVGLAHKAKAMPAALSGGQQQRVAIARALAMQPPLMLFDEPTSALDPEMVGEVLQVMRDLAQGGMTMVCVTHEMGFAREVADRVWFMDHGKVLERATPDAFFSRPQHPRARQFLADIRRP; encoded by the coding sequence ATGATCACGTTTGACCAGGTCAACAAATACTATGGCAACTACCACGCGCTCGACGGCGTCAGCGAGCAGGTCGCCAGGGGCGAAGTGCTGGTGGTGTGCGGCCCGTCCGGCTCCGGCAAATCGACCCTGATCCGCACCATCAACCGCCTGGAGACTATCGCCTCCGGGCGCATCACGGTGGCCAGCCAGGATATCCACGCGCCGGGGCTGGACGTGAATGCCTTCCGCTCGCGGATCGGCTTCGTGTTCCAGCAGTTCAATCTGTTTCCCCATCTGTCGGTACTGGATAATTGCACGCTGGCGCCGCAGCGCCTGCGCGGCCTGCCGCGCAAGGAGGCAGAACGGCGCGCGCTGGAGCTGCTCGACCGGGTCGGCCTGGCGCACAAGGCCAAAGCGATGCCGGCGGCGTTGTCCGGCGGCCAGCAACAGCGCGTGGCGATCGCCCGCGCGCTGGCCATGCAGCCGCCGCTGATGCTGTTCGATGAACCGACCAGCGCGCTCGACCCGGAAATGGTGGGCGAAGTGCTGCAGGTGATGCGCGACCTGGCGCAGGGCGGCATGACGATGGTCTGCGTCACGCATGAGATGGGCTTTGCGCGCGAAGTGGCCGACCGGGTCTGGTTCATGGATCACGGCAAGGTGCTGGAACGGGCCACGCCCGATGCATTTTTCAGCCGCCCGCAACATCCGCGCGCGCGGCAATTCCTGGCCGATATCCGCCGCCCCTGA
- a CDS encoding amino acid ABC transporter permease yields MIALIQDYWLYFLVGRYPEGPLGGLALTVVLASLALVLSLPLGLLLGLARLSPWRALRWPVACLIQLVRGIPLLLVIFWAYFFLPSLTGHESGQFGTMLAALVVFDAIYLAEIVRAGVQAVPKGQFEAARSLGLGYAATMGSIILPQALRHMLPSLVNQFVSTIKETSLGYIIGLSEVSFIASQINGLVLVKPVQVYFLLGLTYFILCFSLSRAAFWLERRQARTLTAAA; encoded by the coding sequence ATGATAGCCCTGATACAGGATTACTGGCTGTATTTCCTGGTCGGCCGCTATCCGGAAGGACCGCTGGGCGGCCTGGCGCTGACGGTCGTGCTGGCCAGCCTGGCGCTGGTGCTGAGCCTGCCTTTGGGCTTGCTGCTGGGCCTGGCCCGCCTCAGTCCCTGGCGCGCGCTGCGCTGGCCGGTGGCCTGCCTGATCCAGCTGGTGCGCGGGATTCCCTTGCTGCTGGTGATCTTCTGGGCCTATTTCTTTTTGCCCAGTTTGACGGGCCATGAAAGCGGCCAGTTCGGCACCATGCTGGCCGCGCTGGTGGTGTTCGATGCGATCTACCTGGCCGAAATCGTGCGCGCCGGCGTGCAGGCCGTGCCGAAGGGACAGTTCGAGGCGGCCCGTTCGCTGGGCCTGGGCTATGCGGCCACCATGGGTTCCATCATCCTGCCGCAGGCGCTGCGCCATATGCTGCCCTCGCTGGTGAACCAGTTCGTCTCGACCATCAAGGAAACCTCGCTCGGCTACATCATCGGCCTGTCCGAAGTGTCGTTCATCGCCTCGCAGATCAATGGCCTGGTGCTGGTCAAGCCGGTGCAAGTGTATTTCCTGCTGGGCCTGACCTACTTCATTCTTTGTTTCAGCCTGTCGCGCGCCGCCTTCTGGCTCGAGCGCCGCCAGGCGCGCACCCTGACGGCGGCCGCATGA
- a CDS encoding amino acid ABC transporter permease, with product MPMFDPHILLSGDYRDWLLAGLLLSLQLMGITLLLSLPLACGVAMLRLAPSRLLNALGTVYIELIRNVPLLAHFLFWYFAAPELLPQAWKERLYAGNVEATSAVVALTLYTAAYMAEDIRSGIRAIPMQQFEAGRALGFGYLATMRLCILPQALRLAAPPLLSQTLNLWQNTSIATVIGVAELMYQTQRVESASFRSVEAFAFASAAYLAISLGIAGAAFLLQKRLAR from the coding sequence ATCCCTATGTTTGATCCGCATATCCTGCTGTCCGGCGACTACCGCGACTGGTTGCTGGCCGGCTTGCTGCTGTCGCTGCAATTGATGGGCATCACCTTGCTGCTGTCCTTGCCGCTGGCCTGTGGCGTGGCCATGCTGCGCCTGGCGCCGTCGCGCCTGTTGAATGCGCTGGGCACCGTGTATATCGAGCTGATCCGCAACGTGCCGCTGCTGGCGCATTTTTTGTTCTGGTATTTTGCCGCGCCCGAGTTGCTGCCGCAGGCCTGGAAGGAGCGCCTGTACGCCGGCAATGTCGAGGCCACCAGCGCCGTCGTCGCGCTGACGCTGTACACGGCCGCCTATATGGCCGAAGATATCCGCAGCGGCATCCGCGCGATTCCCATGCAGCAATTCGAAGCGGGCAGGGCGCTGGGCTTCGGCTACCTGGCCACCATGCGCCTGTGCATCCTGCCGCAGGCGCTGCGCCTGGCCGCGCCGCCGCTGCTGTCGCAAACCCTGAACCTGTGGCAAAACACGAGTATCGCCACCGTGATCGGCGTGGCCGAGCTGATGTACCAGACCCAGCGCGTGGAGTCCGCCTCGTTTCGCAGCGTGGAGGCGTTTGCCTTTGCCAGCGCCGCCTACCTGGCCATTTCGCTGGGCATCGCCGGCGCGGCCTTCCTGCTGCAAAAAAGGCTGGCGCGATGA
- a CDS encoding ABC transporter substrate-binding protein, protein MQTRLHLAALVLTTVAFSQLAHADQLAAIKAKGELVCGALGTDEPNSFIDAKSRQLVGYEVDLCREIARGLGVKPVIKQLAVAARIPELQQGRVDILTASLTHNKERESLIDFSLSTFATGQRVLVKKSSNITSVAGLAGKKVLTVKGGTQEPNIRKAVPGVDVVTFETAGQAYHGLQQGKGAGYVDDEVSLLNNYAKLGAAQKDYLVLPQNISKEVLAFGIRKGERGFKTAVDNVLRGLEKSGEAEKLFFKWYGPTSNVKFEKRTFKIDSDKIDA, encoded by the coding sequence ATGCAGACCCGTCTTCACCTCGCCGCACTTGTACTGACCACTGTCGCGTTTTCCCAGCTGGCCCATGCCGACCAGCTGGCCGCCATCAAGGCCAAGGGCGAGCTGGTCTGCGGCGCGCTGGGCACGGATGAGCCGAACAGCTTTATCGATGCCAAGTCGCGCCAGCTGGTGGGCTATGAAGTGGACCTGTGCCGCGAAATCGCCAGGGGCCTGGGCGTAAAGCCGGTGATCAAGCAGCTGGCGGTGGCGGCCCGTATCCCTGAACTGCAGCAGGGCCGCGTCGATATCCTGACGGCGTCGCTGACCCACAACAAGGAGCGCGAAAGCCTGATCGATTTTTCGCTGTCGACGTTTGCCACCGGCCAGCGCGTGCTGGTGAAAAAAAGCAGCAATATCACCAGCGTTGCCGGCCTGGCGGGCAAGAAAGTGCTGACCGTCAAGGGCGGCACCCAGGAACCGAATATCCGCAAGGCCGTGCCCGGCGTCGACGTGGTGACGTTCGAGACGGCGGGCCAGGCCTATCACGGCTTGCAGCAGGGCAAGGGCGCCGGCTATGTCGACGATGAAGTCTCGCTGCTGAACAATTACGCCAAGCTGGGCGCGGCGCAGAAAGACTATCTGGTGCTGCCGCAAAACATCAGCAAGGAAGTGCTGGCCTTCGGCATCCGCAAGGGCGAAAGGGGCTTCAAGACGGCGGTCGACAATGTGTTGCGCGGCCTGGAAAAATCGGGCGAGGCGGAAAAACTGTTCTTCAAATGGTATGGCCCGACCAGCAATGTGAAGTTCGAAAAGCGCACCTTTAAAATCGACTCGGACAAGATCGACGCCTGA